The Desulfoscipio gibsoniae DSM 7213 genome contains a region encoding:
- a CDS encoding DUF4258 domain-containing protein yields the protein MILQFIEDYPEDPRGNSCLVLGYLGPGRPLHAVCGMDPSGTLVIITVYFPEPPKWINERNRGKGD from the coding sequence ATTATCTTACAATTTATTGAAGATTATCCTGAGGATCCTCGCGGAAATAGTTGCTTGGTTTTGGGGTATCTTGGACCTGGTAGACCGTTACATGCTGTTTGCGGCATGGATCCTTCGGGCACTTTAGTAATAATAACTGTATATTTCCCCGAGCCTCCAAAATGGATTAACGAACGCAATCGGGGAAAGGGGGATTAA
- the pglX gene encoding BREX-1 system adenine-specific DNA-methyltransferase PglX, which yields MNKTAVKNFAIWARNKLIAEITYKAGLLGITDSEVKSPLPQSTQVVQFFDIGTREPYSITGVEIEQRKKLAEIIQRKAGQTDYKTAFQNVVEEVAYTWFNRLIAVRFTEVNDYLPTHVRVLSSESSNKVEPDLITNPMDAELDYTPYEKDRIMQLKSDNQLDELFRMLFIKQCNALNAILPELFEKTHDYTELLLNVSFTDQDGVVYHLVHDIAEDDFNVAKEGQVEIIGWLYQYYNTEPKEETFALLKKNVKITKERIPTATQLFTPDWIVRYMVENSLGRLWLERERASSGLSDEYLNGSYFGWKYYLEEAEQEPEVEAQLSQIREEYKSIKPEDIKIVDPCMGSGHILVYAFEVLMQIYESYGYSRRDAAKSIIENNLYGLDIDDRAYQLAYFAVMMKARQYHRRILNGETKCHVYSIQESNGINRGHLQYFGAGMSDIEKDSALTQIQHLLDTMTDAKEYGSFLNIENLDWTLLNTFVGSRNVNDQLTFDTVGLNDTQSQLCQLVEIAAVMANKYDVVVTNPPYMGSSSMGAKLSDFVKREYPDSKSDLFAVFIQRCGQITKKNCYQAMITQHAWMFLSSFEKLREKILRKNIVNMVHLGARAFEEIGGEVVQTTSFVFRNSHLKKYQGSYVRLVDYSSQKEKESAFIDKHNLHTANQENFSKISRMPIAYWVSDNIIGTFEYKDIPKIAEGRMGLTTGNNDYYLRLWYEVSSRDIGFNHTRSQAKQSCLKWFPYNKGGSSRKWYGNREYVVNWLADGNELQTKMHPDGKRIWAHNFNLEYIFKKHISWSDISSGSISFRAYEEGFLFDSSGAAAFVDDSQYYSLLGYLNTNIVDNLARILNPTFHFKLGDFINLPYKIIKNINVDNLVKQNIQLSACDWDSFETSWDFVTHPLIAYKIVAGYAEAPMEKSKYKIKDAFASWESSAEALFNQLKKNEEELNRIFIEIYGLQDELTPEVEDKDVTIRKADLVRDIRSFISYAIGCMFGRYSLDVNGLAYAGGEWDDSKYSTFIPDKDNILPITDGEYFEDDIVGLFCTFLKKTFGTETLEENLDFIAKALGNSGNTSRDVISNYFLKDFFKDHCKIYQKRPIYWLFDSGKADGFKALVYLHRYNEDTIGKLRIDYLHRMQRIYESEIAGMQETIENSPNAREVSAATKRKEKLVKQLKETKEYDEKIAHLALARIAIDLDDGVKVNYEKVQTGTDGQKLNVLAKI from the coding sequence TTGCCATATGGGCCAGAAACAAGCTCATTGCAGAGATTACATATAAAGCCGGACTGCTTGGCATCACCGACAGTGAAGTTAAAAGTCCCCTGCCGCAGTCTACACAGGTAGTTCAGTTTTTCGATATTGGTACCAGGGAACCTTACTCCATCACCGGTGTTGAAATAGAACAGCGCAAAAAGTTGGCAGAGATAATCCAGCGGAAGGCCGGCCAGACAGATTATAAAACTGCCTTTCAAAATGTGGTTGAAGAAGTAGCCTACACCTGGTTCAACCGGCTGATTGCGGTGCGTTTTACGGAGGTGAACGACTATCTCCCCACGCATGTTCGAGTACTGTCCTCCGAAAGCAGCAATAAAGTCGAACCTGATTTAATTACCAATCCCATGGATGCTGAGCTAGATTATACCCCATATGAAAAAGACCGGATTATGCAGCTGAAAAGTGATAATCAGTTGGACGAGCTTTTCCGTATGCTTTTTATTAAGCAATGTAACGCGCTAAACGCCATTTTGCCGGAGTTGTTTGAGAAAACCCATGACTACACCGAGCTTTTGCTAAATGTATCCTTCACTGATCAGGACGGAGTGGTTTATCATCTGGTGCATGATATAGCCGAGGATGACTTCAATGTGGCGAAAGAAGGCCAGGTCGAGATTATCGGCTGGCTGTACCAGTATTACAATACCGAGCCCAAGGAAGAGACCTTTGCTTTGCTTAAAAAGAATGTCAAAATTACCAAGGAACGTATCCCAACAGCTACTCAGCTATTTACACCGGATTGGATTGTCCGTTATATGGTGGAAAACAGCCTTGGCCGTCTTTGGTTGGAGCGTGAGCGGGCATCTTCGGGATTGTCAGATGAGTATCTAAACGGCAGTTACTTTGGATGGAAGTATTATCTCGAAGAAGCAGAGCAAGAACCCGAGGTTGAGGCTCAACTCTCACAAATTCGGGAGGAATATAAATCAATCAAGCCGGAAGATATCAAAATAGTTGACCCCTGCATGGGCAGCGGCCATATTTTGGTATACGCTTTTGAAGTGCTAATGCAGATTTATGAGAGCTATGGCTATAGTCGGCGTGATGCCGCCAAGAGTATTATTGAGAACAACCTGTATGGGTTGGATATAGACGATCGTGCTTATCAGCTGGCTTATTTTGCAGTAATGATGAAGGCCAGACAGTATCATCGGCGCATTTTGAATGGTGAGACTAAATGTCATGTTTACTCGATTCAGGAAAGCAATGGCATCAACCGTGGGCATCTGCAATATTTTGGAGCGGGCATGAGTGACATTGAAAAGGATTCTGCCCTGACGCAGATACAGCATCTTCTAGATACAATGACAGATGCCAAGGAATATGGCTCTTTTCTTAATATAGAAAATCTTGATTGGACGCTGTTAAATACATTCGTTGGAAGCCGGAACGTCAATGACCAGTTGACCTTTGATACAGTAGGGCTGAACGATACACAGTCACAGCTGTGCCAACTGGTTGAAATTGCGGCTGTGATGGCAAATAAATATGATGTTGTTGTGACTAATCCGCCGTATATGGGCAGTAGTAGCATGGGGGCAAAGTTATCTGATTTTGTTAAACGAGAATATCCAGATAGTAAGAGCGATTTGTTTGCGGTATTCATTCAAAGGTGCGGTCAAATAACAAAGAAAAACTGTTATCAAGCTATGATAACCCAGCATGCTTGGATGTTCCTTTCCAGCTTTGAAAAACTTAGAGAAAAAATACTGCGAAAAAATATAGTTAACATGGTACATCTTGGTGCAAGAGCCTTTGAAGAAATCGGCGGTGAAGTAGTTCAGACAACTTCATTCGTATTTCGAAATAGCCATTTAAAAAAATATCAGGGTAGTTATGTAAGATTGGTGGATTATAGTAGCCAGAAGGAAAAAGAATCCGCTTTTATAGACAAACATAATTTGCATACAGCTAACCAAGAAAACTTTTCTAAAATCTCTAGAATGCCAATTGCGTACTGGGTTAGTGATAATATAATTGGTACGTTTGAATATAAAGATATCCCCAAAATAGCAGAGGGAAGAATGGGTCTTACAACAGGCAATAATGATTATTACCTGAGACTCTGGTATGAAGTAAGCAGCAGAGATATAGGATTCAATCATACGCGAAGCCAAGCAAAACAATCTTGTTTAAAATGGTTTCCATATAATAAAGGAGGAAGCTCCAGAAAGTGGTACGGGAATCGTGAATATGTAGTAAATTGGCTTGCTGATGGTAATGAATTGCAAACAAAAATGCATCCTGATGGTAAACGTATATGGGCGCATAATTTTAACTTAGAATATATTTTTAAAAAGCATATTAGTTGGTCTGATATAAGTAGTGGCTCAATTTCTTTTAGGGCATATGAGGAAGGCTTTTTGTTTGATTCATCTGGGGCAGCTGCTTTCGTTGATGATTCTCAGTATTATTCACTGTTAGGATATCTTAATACTAATATTGTTGATAATTTAGCAAGAATCTTAAACCCAACGTTTCACTTCAAATTGGGGGACTTTATTAATTTACCGTATAAAATTATTAAAAATATTAATGTAGATAATCTGGTTAAACAGAACATCCAATTATCTGCATGCGATTGGGATAGCTTTGAAACTTCGTGGGATTTTGTTACACATCCGTTGATAGCTTACAAAATAGTTGCAGGTTATGCTGAAGCACCTATGGAAAAATCGAAGTACAAAATAAAAGATGCTTTTGCTAGTTGGGAAAGCAGTGCAGAAGCACTGTTTAATCAGCTCAAGAAAAATGAAGAAGAACTCAACCGAATCTTCATTGAAATCTATGGTTTACAGGATGAGCTGACACCTGAGGTTGAGGACAAAGATGTAACTATTCGTAAAGCTGACCTTGTCCGTGATATCCGTTCCTTTATATCCTATGCAATTGGTTGTATGTTTGGCCGCTACAGCCTTGATGTAAATGGCCTTGCTTATGCCGGTGGCGAATGGGATGACAGCAAATACAGCACCTTTATCCCAGACAAAGATAACATTCTTCCTATCACCGATGGGGAGTACTTTGAGGATGATATTGTAGGCTTGTTTTGTACTTTCTTAAAAAAGACCTTTGGTACAGAAACATTGGAAGAAAACCTAGATTTTATTGCTAAAGCCCTGGGCAACAGTGGCAACACTTCCCGTGACGTTATCAGCAATTACTTCCTAAAAGACTTCTTCAAGGATCATTGTAAAATTTACCAAAAGCGGCCGATTTACTGGTTGTTTGACAGCGGCAAAGCAGACGGCTTTAAAGCTCTGGTTTATCTGCATCGCTATAATGAGGATACCATCGGCAAACTGCGTATTGACTATCTCCACCGGATGCAGCGTATTTATGAAAGCGAGATTGCCGGAATGCAGGAAACCATCGAAAACAGCCCCAATGCCCGTGAAGTATCAGCTGCCACCAAACGGAAAGAAAAGCTGGTCAAGCAGCTCAAAGAAACCAAAGAATATGATGAAAAAATCGCCCACCTGGCGCTGGCCCGTATTGCTATAGATTTGGATGATGGCGTGAAGGTCAATTACGAAAAAGTCCAGACCGGTACGGATGGCCAGAAGCTCAACGTACTGGCCAAAATCTAA
- a CDS encoding type II toxin-antitoxin system MqsA family antitoxin, whose amino-acid sequence MVTKCFQCGSSTVKKFITAENWWGNSLALVENVPAWVCENCGEQYFDAEVVKELDKMKDKQLKAKRFIQVPVYGFGQTVSK is encoded by the coding sequence ATGGTAACCAAATGTTTTCAATGCGGAAGTTCTACTGTTAAAAAATTTATCACAGCGGAAAACTGGTGGGGAAATTCACTAGCCCTAGTTGAAAATGTACCTGCATGGGTCTGCGAAAACTGTGGAGAACAATATTTTGATGCTGAAGTAGTAAAAGAATTAGATAAAATGAAAGACAAGCAGCTTAAAGCAAAACGGTTTATTCAAGTGCCGGTATATGGTTTTGGCCAAACCGTATCTAAATAA
- the pglZ gene encoding BREX-1 system phosphatase PglZ type A: MAELNLKQITDKLNAEFSGDTRKLVFWYDDKAEFAEDIDTLELVNAQVYHLEPDNQFYTKYFLERQDRTTNYLIYAPFPRPNVRDNHLEDTLLYSRQFFADRASLLTVDLGLDEQYKPVMQKYIKFFRAKNRTQRFYDLEIDHFTKETIEVGLMSVLCKTRTSSFEEVLRVVLMDDGFEDNKFLAEFEKYDLLPAFWSYCEEQFGYTDVQPTLEKLAVTMFVTYTERYLHDDLPPAWKSFVSYKSGNIIAFLDNLMNNVLYRDKYNEISAYVSKGLNATTVFETYQPEALIDCDTFAVLDNFIIHWVNDRLLNEDIGARLADLTIPAVCQERRKKHFGAGYQIQYWLLEHAYYLISAADYHSQDSFKGIVEQYLARDCLIDTHYRKFYYYYDQLSENILFEKLRDLVENIYSNEYLSEVISKWNSYLVREDILTVISLQRNFYNQHVLYSKDRVVVIISDALRYEVGRSLWLKLQDDEKCNAKLAAMLSVLPSNTRFGMAALLPHKTLAMTDDYQVLVDGMPCNDLKQREAILKSYSPNSRCVQFDDVKTMKKDELREIFTGMEVVYIYHNQIDARGDKSNTEDEVFTACEEAVEEIFALIKRLSVSANTNHFIVTADHGFIYKRDKLQESDKIAYVTGLEALINRRFIISGQAVVGDGIASLTVGSILNNSDSKVISFPVSSNVFKVAGGGQNYVHGGSSPQEMLVPVINVKTKKGHMETRPVLIMLVSVVPKITNLISTLDFMQAEPVSDVIKATSYRVFFISEDNEKISNECIYVADKRDVDPQKRIFRLRFNFKNKQYDKNKKYYLVAYDEKNDLEVFRHGVVMDIAFANDFGFNV, from the coding sequence ATGGCCGAACTAAACCTAAAACAAATTACGGACAAACTCAATGCCGAGTTCTCCGGTGATACCCGTAAGTTGGTCTTTTGGTATGATGACAAAGCTGAGTTTGCCGAAGATATTGATACATTGGAACTGGTGAATGCCCAAGTTTATCACCTGGAACCGGACAACCAGTTCTACACCAAATACTTTCTGGAACGCCAAGATCGGACAACCAATTATCTGATTTATGCTCCATTCCCACGGCCAAACGTACGGGATAATCATTTGGAAGATACGTTGCTTTATTCCAGGCAGTTCTTTGCAGACCGGGCCTCCTTGCTCACTGTTGACCTTGGGCTTGATGAACAATACAAACCGGTCATGCAAAAATATATTAAGTTCTTTAGAGCCAAGAACCGCACGCAAAGATTCTATGATTTAGAGATTGATCACTTTACTAAAGAAACCATTGAAGTGGGTCTGATGAGCGTTCTATGCAAGACCAGAACGTCCTCTTTCGAAGAGGTTTTGCGTGTCGTTCTCATGGATGACGGTTTTGAAGACAATAAGTTCCTGGCGGAGTTTGAAAAATACGATCTTCTCCCAGCCTTCTGGTCTTATTGCGAAGAACAGTTTGGCTATACCGATGTGCAACCGACCCTGGAAAAGCTGGCGGTGACCATGTTTGTTACCTATACGGAACGATATCTGCATGATGATTTGCCACCGGCTTGGAAAAGCTTTGTTTCCTATAAATCCGGCAATATCATTGCTTTCCTGGATAACCTGATGAACAATGTACTGTACCGGGATAAATATAATGAAATCTCGGCCTATGTCTCCAAGGGACTTAATGCAACCACGGTTTTTGAGACTTATCAGCCGGAGGCTCTAATTGATTGTGATACCTTTGCGGTGCTGGACAACTTCATTATACACTGGGTGAATGACAGGCTATTAAATGAGGATATCGGTGCCAGGCTGGCTGATCTCACTATTCCTGCAGTATGTCAGGAACGCCGCAAAAAGCATTTCGGAGCCGGCTATCAGATTCAGTATTGGCTATTAGAGCATGCTTATTATCTGATTTCGGCAGCCGATTACCATAGCCAGGATAGCTTCAAAGGCATTGTGGAGCAGTATCTGGCCCGTGATTGCTTGATTGATACCCACTATCGAAAATTCTATTACTATTATGATCAGCTAAGCGAAAACATACTTTTTGAAAAACTGCGCGATTTGGTTGAGAATATCTATTCTAATGAATATCTGTCCGAAGTTATTTCCAAATGGAACTCTTATCTGGTAAGGGAAGATATATTGACAGTAATATCATTGCAGAGGAATTTTTATAATCAGCATGTCCTTTACAGCAAGGACCGGGTGGTTGTTATTATTTCTGATGCCCTGCGCTATGAAGTTGGGCGTTCTCTTTGGCTTAAATTACAGGACGACGAAAAATGTAACGCCAAATTGGCGGCCATGCTGAGCGTGTTGCCGTCTAATACAAGATTTGGCATGGCTGCACTGCTTCCTCATAAAACGTTGGCCATGACTGATGATTACCAGGTGCTGGTTGATGGTATGCCTTGCAATGATTTGAAGCAGCGCGAAGCGATCTTGAAAAGCTATTCCCCGAACAGCCGGTGCGTGCAGTTTGATGATGTAAAAACGATGAAAAAGGATGAACTTAGAGAGATATTTACCGGTATGGAAGTAGTTTATATTTACCACAACCAGATTGACGCCCGTGGAGATAAGTCCAATACAGAAGACGAGGTATTTACTGCCTGTGAAGAAGCCGTCGAAGAAATTTTTGCTTTGATTAAGCGGCTGTCTGTCAGTGCAAATACCAATCATTTTATAGTGACGGCGGATCACGGCTTTATCTATAAACGGGATAAGCTGCAGGAAAGCGATAAGATTGCCTATGTTACGGGTTTAGAAGCTCTTATCAACCGTCGTTTTATCATCTCGGGACAAGCAGTGGTTGGTGATGGAATTGCCTCTTTAACTGTGGGCAGCATTCTTAATAACAGTGACAGCAAAGTTATATCTTTCCCGGTCAGCTCAAATGTTTTCAAGGTAGCCGGGGGTGGTCAGAACTATGTGCACGGCGGTTCTTCGCCGCAGGAAATGCTTGTGCCTGTTATTAATGTGAAAACTAAAAAGGGTCATATGGAAACACGTCCGGTGCTAATTATGCTGGTCAGCGTGGTGCCAAAGATCACAAATCTGATTTCTACTTTAGATTTCATGCAAGCGGAACCAGTCAGTGATGTGATTAAGGCAACCAGCTACAGGGTTTTCTTTATTTCTGAAGACAATGAGAAGATCTCCAATGAATGTATCTATGTGGCAGATAAAAGGGATGTTGATCCACAAAAGAGAATCTTTCGCCTGAGATTCAACTTTAAGAATAAACAGTATGATAAGAACAAGAAATATTATCTGGTGGCTTATGATGAAAAGAATGATTTGGAAGTCTTCCGTCATGGCGTAGTAATGGATATTGCTTTTGCCAACGATTTTGGATTTAACGTATAG
- a CDS encoding type II toxin-antitoxin system RelE/ParE family toxin, translated as MLIPEYTNRFKKDLKAIQKRNWDIHLLKEVLMLLCAEIPLQEKYKDHALRGNWAGHRVCHIQPDWLLIYQVGNGLLVLERTGSHSDLF; from the coding sequence ATGCTGATACCGGAATATACTAATAGATTTAAAAAAGATCTGAAGGCCATTCAAAAGAGAAATTGGGATATTCATCTCTTAAAAGAAGTTCTCATGCTATTATGTGCGGAAATACCCTTGCAAGAAAAATATAAAGATCATGCATTAAGGGGTAATTGGGCAGGCCATAGGGTATGTCATATACAACCAGATTGGCTGCTTATTTACCAAGTGGGTAATGGTTTACTTGTCCTTGAACGAACGGGGTCGCACAGTGACTTGTTTTAA
- a CDS encoding methylated-DNA--[protein]-cysteine S-methyltransferase — MAYIDKEVGSRRLKPDPLIWTIATAAGWVGAARSETGLVALTLPQASVEECVRSLTQLGVQEGCSVVPPEPGHVLAGLAQALNRYFSGEPERLDFPVDWTVFTPFQQRVLQVVQGIRRGELLSYGQVAAQINCPRASRAVGGALGANHILLVVPCHRVIRSDGTLGGFGSGLAWKVRLLTVEGINPGPGGKYRLF, encoded by the coding sequence TTGGCATATATAGATAAAGAGGTTGGTTCAAGAAGGTTGAAGCCTGATCCCTTAATTTGGACGATTGCTACGGCAGCCGGTTGGGTTGGGGCCGCTCGCAGCGAAACCGGGTTGGTGGCGTTGACGCTACCACAAGCCAGCGTAGAGGAGTGTGTGCGCAGTCTTACTCAGTTGGGGGTGCAGGAGGGATGTTCGGTGGTGCCGCCGGAGCCCGGTCATGTGTTGGCCGGGCTGGCCCAAGCGCTGAATCGGTATTTCAGTGGGGAACCGGAGCGGCTTGATTTTCCTGTGGACTGGACAGTTTTTACGCCCTTTCAGCAAAGAGTGTTGCAGGTGGTGCAGGGTATCCGGCGGGGGGAACTGCTATCCTATGGACAGGTGGCTGCTCAGATCAATTGTCCACGAGCAAGCCGGGCGGTAGGCGGTGCCTTGGGTGCCAACCACATTTTGCTGGTTGTGCCCTGCCACCGGGTGATCCGCAGTGATGGCACTCTCGGTGGTTTTGGTAGCGGTCTTGCGTGGAAGGTGCGCTTGCTGACTGTCGAAGGGATTAACCCCGGCCCCGGTGGTAAATACCGGCTATTTTAG
- a CDS encoding type II toxin-antitoxin system RelB/DinJ family antitoxin translates to MANDTTNLNIRMDVELKKQAEELFSELGMNMTTAINIFLRQAVRQGSIPFAIKLNDPNAETVAAMKEGEDIIKSGKSRFYNTEEMFKDLGI, encoded by the coding sequence ATGGCGAATGACACAACTAATTTAAATATCCGTATGGATGTAGAACTCAAGAAACAAGCGGAAGAGCTATTTTCTGAGTTAGGAATGAATATGACGACTGCAATTAATATATTTTTACGACAGGCTGTAAGACAGGGAAGCATACCTTTTGCGATAAAACTTAATGATCCCAATGCTGAAACAGTTGCTGCTATGAAAGAGGGCGAGGATATTATTAAGTCCGGCAAAAGCAGATTTTATAATACAGAAGAAATGTTTAAAGATTTAGGTATTTAG
- the cysK gene encoding cysteine synthase A — protein sequence MDVIILSFAYDIKHLIGNTPLYELSHYGSGLPGRILAKLEYFNPGGSIKDRVALGMIEQAEKNGLLGGGSVNDNAHAAAGSVVIEPTSGNTGIGLAMVCSARGYRCILCMPETMSVERQNLLRALGAEVVLTSGAEGMSGAIAKAAELARQIPGAFMPAQFDNPANPAAHRATTAEEIWRDTAGHVDVLVSAVGTGGTITGIGETLKERNPALQVVAVEPAESPVLSGGKPGPHKIQGIGAGFVPRVLNVAILDEIIKVTGDQAMEAARCLAREEGLLVGISSGAAVYAAKELAGREQNRGRTVVVIFPDTGERYLSTELF from the coding sequence ATGGATGTGATTATATTGTCATTTGCTTATGATATAAAGCATTTAATCGGTAATACGCCTCTTTACGAATTGAGTCACTATGGCAGCGGTTTGCCCGGCCGTATACTTGCCAAATTGGAATACTTTAACCCCGGTGGTAGCATTAAAGACCGGGTGGCTCTGGGTATGATTGAACAGGCCGAAAAGAACGGCCTGTTAGGGGGAGGTAGTGTTAATGACAACGCCCATGCTGCCGCCGGTAGCGTGGTAATCGAGCCCACCAGCGGCAATACCGGTATCGGTCTGGCGATGGTGTGCTCCGCCCGTGGCTATCGCTGTATTCTTTGTATGCCTGAAACCATGAGTGTGGAGCGGCAAAACCTGCTTCGGGCGCTGGGCGCCGAGGTTGTGCTTACTTCCGGGGCCGAGGGTATGTCCGGTGCCATTGCCAAGGCCGCTGAGCTGGCGCGGCAAATCCCCGGCGCTTTTATGCCTGCCCAATTTGATAACCCGGCCAATCCTGCCGCGCACCGTGCCACAACAGCGGAGGAAATCTGGCGGGATACCGCCGGGCACGTGGATGTACTGGTGTCTGCGGTAGGCACAGGGGGCACTATAACGGGTATCGGCGAGACGCTCAAGGAGAGAAATCCCGCTCTGCAGGTGGTGGCGGTGGAGCCCGCTGAATCGCCCGTACTATCCGGCGGCAAGCCCGGTCCCCATAAAATCCAGGGCATTGGAGCCGGTTTTGTGCCTCGGGTGCTTAATGTAGCTATACTGGATGAAATCATCAAGGTGACCGGTGATCAGGCTATGGAAGCGGCCCGCTGCCTGGCTCGGGAAGAGGGGCTGTTAGTGGGCATTTCCTCCGGGGCTGCAGTCTACGCAGCTAAGGAATTGGCCGGGCGGGAGCAGAACCGGGGCCGCACCGTGGTGGTAATTTTCCCGGATACCGGAGAGCGGTATTTATCCACGGAGCTGTTTTAA
- a CDS encoding putative polysaccharide biosynthesis protein, protein MAKNLLNKQTVLQGALTLTVSWMIIRILGAVYRIPLGRLLGDEGLGIYAVPNQIYLLFFTLSSAGIPVAVASIVSEKMAMGHYRDALRTFRVARAAMLVLGVAFSLLLFFGAGWLIEQGLVRIPEAYLGMRAIAPVIFFAAVTAAYRGLFQGLQNMRAVAYSQLADQVMLVGATLLFSYLLLPRGLSVAAAGANLGAVPGAVGATLMLIFLYRWQRREMLELAEQDLSGIREGTLSLLRRIFSVAIPVSFAAVAMSITHLIDQWLIIDRLQLAGFSHQQSVAFFGQFNQMAMAFVNISIALAVSLGASLVPAVAEAFAKQNMERIRSQLAQAVRLAVLFALPSAVGLYLLAPQLTQLLFAEAEAGVPLAALSAVVIFWSVHLVTAGALQGMGKAIVPVRNLVLGIVFKIAITYYLTPTLGIRAAAYGTVVIFLVSSLLNVTVLSRLAGIRFNLWETLSRSVPATLMMSAGVLATFRVAELEMGGNTWPTLLAVTAGAVLYPAALLVLGGVRAEDVRRLPGGGRIAAFLERIGRG, encoded by the coding sequence ATGGCCAAAAATTTGTTAAACAAACAAACAGTGCTGCAAGGTGCTCTGACTCTGACCGTTTCATGGATGATTATTAGAATTTTAGGCGCGGTTTACCGCATCCCTCTGGGCCGTTTACTGGGGGACGAGGGGTTGGGTATCTACGCTGTGCCCAATCAGATTTACCTGCTTTTTTTTACCCTTTCGTCGGCAGGCATACCGGTGGCCGTGGCCAGTATAGTATCCGAAAAAATGGCAATGGGTCACTACCGCGACGCACTGCGTACCTTTCGGGTGGCCCGGGCCGCCATGCTGGTGCTGGGCGTTGCTTTTTCACTGCTGCTGTTTTTCGGCGCGGGCTGGTTGATTGAACAAGGCCTGGTGCGCATACCCGAGGCCTACTTGGGCATGCGGGCCATTGCCCCGGTGATATTTTTTGCCGCCGTTACCGCTGCTTACAGGGGCCTTTTTCAGGGACTGCAAAATATGCGGGCCGTAGCTTACTCGCAATTGGCCGACCAGGTAATGCTGGTGGGGGCTACTTTACTGTTCAGTTACCTGCTGCTGCCACGGGGCTTGTCCGTCGCCGCCGCCGGGGCCAATCTGGGTGCTGTGCCCGGGGCGGTGGGAGCCACACTGATGCTGATTTTTCTATATCGCTGGCAGCGACGGGAAATGCTGGAGCTGGCCGAACAGGATTTGTCCGGGATCAGGGAGGGAACGCTGTCCCTGCTCAGGCGTATATTTAGCGTGGCGATACCGGTATCATTTGCTGCGGTGGCCATGTCCATTACCCACCTCATCGACCAATGGCTGATCATCGACCGGCTGCAGCTGGCGGGCTTCAGCCACCAGCAGTCTGTTGCCTTTTTCGGGCAATTTAACCAGATGGCTATGGCTTTTGTCAATATCTCCATCGCCTTGGCTGTTTCACTGGGTGCCAGTCTGGTGCCCGCAGTGGCGGAAGCCTTTGCCAAGCAAAATATGGAGCGTATCCGTTCCCAACTGGCCCAGGCGGTGCGGCTGGCTGTGCTGTTCGCCCTGCCGTCGGCGGTCGGCTTATATTTACTGGCCCCACAGTTAACCCAGTTGTTGTTTGCCGAAGCGGAGGCCGGGGTACCCTTGGCCGCTCTGTCCGCCGTGGTAATATTTTGGTCGGTGCATTTGGTTACGGCGGGGGCGCTGCAGGGCATGGGCAAAGCTATAGTGCCCGTGCGCAACCTGGTGCTGGGCATTGTATTTAAAATCGCCATTACCTACTACCTAACACCTACCCTGGGTATCCGGGCCGCCGCCTATGGCACCGTGGTTATCTTTTTAGTTTCCTCGCTGCTCAATGTAACAGTGCTGTCGCGTCTGGCGGGTATACGGTTTAACCTGTGGGAGACGCTGTCCCGGTCCGTGCCCGCTACGCTGATGATGTCCGCTGGTGTGCTGGCCACTTTTCGGGTGGCTGAGCTGGAAATGGGCGGCAATACCTGGCCCACCCTGCTGGCCGTAACGGCCGGTGCGGTGCTTTACCCCGCAGCCCTTTTGGTGCTGGGCGGTGTGCGGGCCGAAGATGTGCGCCGCCTACCCGGCGGTGGGCGGATAGCCGCTTTTTTGGAAAGGATAGGGCGGGGTTAG